The Ornithinimicrobium sufpigmenti genome includes the window GGCGGCCAAGGCTCGGGCCATGGAGCTTCTGGAGCGGGTCGGGGTGGAGCACCAGGCGGAGAAGTACCCCGCCCAGCTCTCCGGTGGCCAGCAGCAGCGCGTGGCCATCGCCCGCAGCCTGGCCATGGAGCCACGGGTGATGCTCTTCGACGAGCCCACCTCGGCCCTGGACCCGGAGATGATCAACGAGGTCCTCGACGTGATGATCCAGCTGGCCAAGAGCGGGATGACCATGATCGTGGTCACCCACGAGATGGGCTTCGCCCGCCGAGCGGCCGACCGGGTCGTCTTCATGTCCGACGGCGCGATCGTCGAGGAGAACACCCCCGAGGAGTTCTTCACCAACCCCCAGTCCTCCAGGGCCAAGGACTTCCTGTCCAAGATCCTGGCCCACTGAGCACACCCTGACGCACGCCAGTTCTCGCACCTTCCGCACACATCCGCATACATCCGCATACATCGAAGGAGATCCACCCATGCGTAGCACTCACTTCCGCATCCCGGCCCTCGCCGCGGTCGCGGCCCTCACCCTGGCCGCCTGCGGCAACGGCAACGGCGACGACGGCGACGGCGGCAGCACGGGCGGCGGCGAGGGCGGCGACCTGCCCTTCGGCGACAGCATCACCATCGGCACCAAGATCGACCAGCCCGGCACCGGCATCCTCATCGAGGGTGAGTACCAGGGGATGGACGTCGGCGTCGCCCGCGAGGTCGCCAGCCGGCTGGGCTACGAGGAGGACGACATCAGCTGGCAGGAGTCCCCCACCCCGCAGCGGGAGGACATGCTGGTCAACGGCACCGTCGACATGATCGCCGCGACGTACTCCATCACCGACGAGCGCAAGGAGCGCGTGCAGTTCGCCGGCCCCTACTTCGTCGCCGGCCAGGATCTGCTGGTCAAGAACGAGAGCGACATCGAGGGCCCCGAGGACCTCGACGGCCGCACCCTGTGCTCCGTCGCGGGCTCCACCCCCGCCGAGCGGATCGCCGAGGAGTACGCCGACCTGGACATCGACCTGTCCACCTACGACACCTACACCCTGTGCATGGAGGCCCTGGCTGCCGACCGCGTCGACGCGCTGACCACCGACGATGTGATCCTGGCGGGGTATGCCGCGCAGGAGCAGTGGGCGGGCCAGTTCCGGGTGACCGGCAACACGTTCAGCGAGGAGCTGTTCGGCATCGGCCTCAACCAGGACAGCGAGGCCTGCGAGCAGGTCAACGAGATCATCGCCGAGATGTGGGAGGACGGGACGATGGAGAGCATCATCGAGGACAACCTCGGCGACTACACCCCCAGCGACGCCAACCCGCCGGAGGCTGGCGGCCACTGCGCCTGAGGCCCGTGAGCCACACCCTCGTGGTCGGCCGGTCCAGCACCGGACCGGCCGACCACCGTGAGCAGACCTGTCAGGAGATTCAATGCAGGACATCCCGGAGCTGATCGAACGCTTCGACTTCGTCCAGGGTTTCGGCCTGGTGCTGTGGCTGACCCTGTGGAGCGCCTTCTGGGCGCTGCTCCTGGGCACCATGCTGGCCATCATGCGCCTGGTGCCGATCAGGACGCTCAACGTCGTGGGCGGCTTCCTTGTCCAGGCGCTGCGAAACACACCGCTGACCCTGATCATCCTGTCCTCCAACGTCATCCTGTGGGTTCAGCTGGGGCTGGAGCTGGGACCGGACTCCGTGACGAACAACATCCGGCTGGCGATCCTGAGCCTGTCGGTCTACCACGCGGCGTTCGTGTGCGAGGCCCTGCGCAGCGGCGTCAACACGATCCCGCTCGGCCAGGCCGAGGCGGCACGCTCGATCGGACTGACCTTCTCGCAGAGCCTGCGGCACGTCATTCTCCCCCAGGCCTTCCGCGGCGCCATCACCCCGCTGGGCAATGTGCTCATCGCGCTGACCAAGAACACCACCGTGGCAGCCGTCATCGGTGTCGGCGTCGTGTCGCTGTCCATGCGGCGGGCCATCGAGTTCCGACCCGACGTGCTCTTCCTGATCTTCCTCATCGTCGCCGTCGGTTTCGTGCTCATCACCCTGCCCATGGGGATGCTCACCAGCTGGGCCTCCCAGAAGTATGCGGTGCGCCGATGAGCAGCGCGAACGTCCTCTTCGACGCCCCCGGGCCCCGCGCCAGGCGGATCCACCTCATCAGCTCGGTGGTCGGCGGTCTGGTCATCGCGGCGGTCCTGGCCTGGTTCCTCTGGACCCTGTGGGGGCTGGAGCAGATCACGCCGCCGCGGTGGGAACCGATCTTCGGCTCCGAGGCGTGGATCTACTACCTGCTGCCCGGCATCCGGGCCACCATCCTGGCGGCCATCTTCTCCATCACCATCGCCTTCGCGATCGCGCTCGTGGCAGCGATGTGCAGGATGTCGGACAACCGGGTGCTGCGGTGGACCTCCATGCTCTTCATCGAGTTCTTCCGCGCCGTCCCGGTGCTGATCATGATGATCTTCGCGCTGACCTTCGTCACGGCCTACACTCCGGTCCCCGTCCAGCAGCGGCCACTCGTCGCGGTGGTCATCGGGCTGGTCTTCTACAACGGCGCGGTGATGGCCGAGGTCATCCGCAACGGCGTGGCCTCCCTCCCGGCCGGCCAGCGGGAGGCAGGTCTGTCCATCGGGCTGAACCCGACCCAGGTGCGCCGGATGATCCTGGTGCCGCAGGCGCTGACCGCCATGCTCCCGGCGCTGGTCAGCCAGATGGTGGTCGTGCTGAAGGACAGCGCTCTGGGCTACTTCATCCTCTACCCCGAGCTGCTCATCTCCGCCCGGCAGATGGGCAGCCGGTTCGGCAACACGACGGTGGCCTTCCTTACCGCCGCGGTGCTGTTCATCCTCATCAACTACGCCGTGACGGTGCTGGCCGAGCGGCTGGAGAAGCGGCTGCGCAAGAGCGGCCGGGCGGTCCGTGCCAAGGACACCGGCTACGGCCCGTCGATGGACGTCACGGCGGCGGAAGCTGAGCTGGAGGGCCCACAGGCTCGGGCGCCGGATCTTCGGCCCGGCCACCGTCCTTGAGCGGAGCTGACGACGACGAAGGCCCGGCACCATCTGGTGCCGGGCCTTTGTGCTGCGCTCCCCCGACTGGACTCGAACCAGTAACCTGCCGGTTAACAGCCGGCTGCTCTGCCAATTGAGCTACAGGGGAAGGAGGTGCGAGGTCAGACTGTAGCAAAGGGAGCGCGCCGCCTCGAAATCGGCGTCTCCTGGGAAGGGCCGGATCCACTGACCTGTCCCAGGGCCCCTCTGCGGCTGCGCACAACCTTGATCCCACGTACTGCTGAGCGGACTTGGTGCAGCGGGGTGAAGCCTCAGCACAACCTTGATCCCACGATGTGCGGCGTCGTGTCACGGGGCGGTTGAGGCAGGCGGCAGCCCGGTCTGGTTGCGCAGGTCGCCTCGGGCCCGGTCGACGGCCGCCATCAGCTCCCTGTCATCGGTGCGGGAGCCGCGGCCCAGGATGACCTGCTCGTCCAGCTCCCGGGTGGCCAGGTTCTTGCGGACGGTGACCCGTGCGGTGCGGCGCGGGCCGAGGTCGACCACGCGCATGAGCACGACGGTGGCAGTGGTCCGCTCGCGCAGCACCTGCGGCACCTCGCCGGGGCCGGTCTGCGACTTCAGCTGCCACTGCCGCCCGTGGTCACCGTCGGTGAAGGAGACGCTCAGCACCCACAGGTCGGGGTCCCAGGTGCCGGTGTCGACCTCGTGCCAGGACCGCTCCAGGGCCGTCAGACCCTCCGCGGAACGCTCCAGTAGCCGGTACGTCGTCAGCACCAGCCAGTGCCCGGATGCGTCCTCCTGCGCCACGGCGAGGACCCGCTCCCCGCGCGTGAGCTCGGGCAACGCCTCCTGGGGGATGTCTTTGGGGGCGCGCTGCGGCGGGGGCAGCTCCCCGATGACGATCTTGGGTCGGCGCCTGAACAAGGCCACGGTCACTCCATCCTGGCCCGCAGGCGGGCCCGTTCGTGGTGCAGTCGGTTGAGCTCCTCGGCGATCAGCCGCTCCCCGGGCGAGCCAGGCGTCGCCCGCGCCAGCGCGCTCATCCGCTCCGCGACCTGCTGCTCGACGCCCGCGAGGCGGACGCGCAGCACGAGGGAGTCGACGAAGACCTCCGTCGGGACGCCGGTCTCTGGGTCCAGCTTGGAGGGCACCGGGTCCACGGTCAGCCCGTGGACGAGCGGGTGGACCTCCGCAGGGGTATGCCGTACCACCGCCTGCACCCAGGCGGCGGCCGACATCGCCGACGCGGCGGGCACCCCGCCGGCGGTGCGGACGGCGTGCCAGACAGCCCGGTGCATCGGGGCGCGGAAGCCGGCCGGGTCCAGCTCGTCCACGTCCTCGGGGACGATCGCGAGCGGGTACTGCAGGGCCACCTGGAGCAGGTGGCGCTCGGCCATCTGTACCGGGTCACGCAGGTCCGGACGTGGCATCGGTGGCGGGCCGTTCTGGGATGACCCACCACCAGGCGCACCGGGCTCGGGTGTTGCCCCCGGCATACCGGAACCACCTGGCGCCGGTGCAGTCCGTGCCCCACCCGCACCCTTCGGGGCACCCTGCCCACGCCCACCGGCTACCTGTCGCTGCCCGGGCGCCGGCCCCGGGCGGAAGTTCGCGCCCGATCCGCGCTGGGGTGCCCGCGCCGCCTTGTGCACCTCAGCGGTCAGCGACGCAGGGTCGATGCCCATCCAGCCGGCGACGTCGCGGGTGATCTCGGGGCGCAGTGTCTGGTCCTTGATCTGGGCCAGGATCGGCGCGACGGCACGCATGGCCTGCACCCGCTGGGCGGCCTCCGCCAGGTCGTAGGGGGCCAGGGTGGTGCGCACCGCGAACTCGAACATCGGCTGGGCTGCCTCGACCAGCTCCCTGACCCCGCGGCCCTTCTCCTCGTCCGTCTCGCCCTCGCCTGCGACCCAGAGGTCGTTGGGGTCGGCCCCGTCGGCCGCGACCGCGA containing:
- a CDS encoding amino acid ABC transporter permease, which produces MSSANVLFDAPGPRARRIHLISSVVGGLVIAAVLAWFLWTLWGLEQITPPRWEPIFGSEAWIYYLLPGIRATILAAIFSITIAFAIALVAAMCRMSDNRVLRWTSMLFIEFFRAVPVLIMMIFALTFVTAYTPVPVQQRPLVAVVIGLVFYNGAVMAEVIRNGVASLPAGQREAGLSIGLNPTQVRRMILVPQALTAMLPALVSQMVVVLKDSALGYFILYPELLISARQMGSRFGNTTVAFLTAAVLFILINYAVTVLAERLEKRLRKSGRAVRAKDTGYGPSMDVTAAEAELEGPQARAPDLRPGHRP
- a CDS encoding glutamate ABC transporter substrate-binding protein codes for the protein MRSTHFRIPALAAVAALTLAACGNGNGDDGDGGSTGGGEGGDLPFGDSITIGTKIDQPGTGILIEGEYQGMDVGVAREVASRLGYEEDDISWQESPTPQREDMLVNGTVDMIAATYSITDERKERVQFAGPYFVAGQDLLVKNESDIEGPEDLDGRTLCSVAGSTPAERIAEEYADLDIDLSTYDTYTLCMEALAADRVDALTTDDVILAGYAAQEQWAGQFRVTGNTFSEELFGIGLNQDSEACEQVNEIIAEMWEDGTMESIIEDNLGDYTPSDANPPEAGGHCA
- a CDS encoding amino acid ABC transporter permease, giving the protein MQDIPELIERFDFVQGFGLVLWLTLWSAFWALLLGTMLAIMRLVPIRTLNVVGGFLVQALRNTPLTLIILSSNVILWVQLGLELGPDSVTNNIRLAILSLSVYHAAFVCEALRSGVNTIPLGQAEAARSIGLTFSQSLRHVILPQAFRGAITPLGNVLIALTKNTTVAAVIGVGVVSLSMRRAIEFRPDVLFLIFLIVAVGFVLITLPMGMLTSWASQKYAVRR
- a CDS encoding amino acid ABC transporter ATP-binding protein, whose product is MTDTAVPTPGTNLGAPLVVLQDVNKHFGDLHVLKDINLTVHEGEVVVVIGPSGSGKSTLCRAINRLEPIESGSITIAGEELPEEGKALAALRADVGMVFQSFNLFSHKTILENVSLGPTKVRKAKPAAAKARAMELLERVGVEHQAEKYPAQLSGGQQQRVAIARSLAMEPRVMLFDEPTSALDPEMINEVLDVMIQLAKSGMTMIVVTHEMGFARRAADRVVFMSDGAIVEENTPEEFFTNPQSSRAKDFLSKILAH